Proteins encoded by one window of Chondromyces crocatus:
- a CDS encoding 3'-5' exonuclease: protein MVHSRCRLSTLRVLGYTVEVSKGRNDTSVRRPGRNQRASQEEPPAGAPWDEPLERASLLFLDLEMTGLRPESDRVIEICAERVRGDVVEGTLTSLVRPVPAAFGNAQVHGIRPEDLQQAPTFSALAKQFAVLAEGAILVAHSAPWDVAFLEAEFARAGLVYAFPHFLDSLTLARRAFSFPSNSLAALCREFGIERQRAHRAEDDVRALREIFSRIVAVLSPATPRDLWRIRTGQRRARPDLVEAACGAAERGESVRIRYRPAGRPAEELTVQVTGVRTDLDPPLVLGYLLPSRSRRELRADRILALEPLHPPRSGQG, encoded by the coding sequence ATGGTGCATTCTCGGTGCAGGCTTTCGACGCTGCGGGTCCTCGGTTACACCGTCGAGGTGAGCAAGGGGCGAAACGACACCAGCGTGCGGCGACCTGGGAGGAACCAGCGTGCGTCTCAGGAAGAGCCGCCTGCCGGGGCTCCGTGGGACGAACCCCTCGAGCGAGCATCGCTCTTGTTTCTCGATCTCGAGATGACGGGGCTTCGACCCGAGTCCGATCGCGTGATCGAGATCTGTGCGGAGCGCGTGCGAGGCGACGTCGTCGAGGGGACGCTCACCTCCCTCGTTCGACCCGTGCCTGCCGCGTTCGGGAACGCTCAGGTTCATGGAATCCGGCCGGAGGACCTCCAGCAAGCCCCTACGTTTTCGGCGCTCGCCAAGCAGTTTGCCGTGCTCGCGGAGGGGGCGATCCTCGTGGCGCATTCCGCTCCTTGGGACGTGGCGTTCCTCGAGGCGGAGTTTGCGCGAGCCGGGCTTGTCTACGCGTTCCCACACTTCCTCGACTCCCTCACGCTAGCGCGCCGCGCGTTCTCGTTTCCCAGCAACAGCCTTGCAGCGCTCTGCCGAGAGTTCGGTATCGAGCGGCAGAGAGCACACCGGGCGGAGGACGACGTGCGCGCACTGAGGGAGATTTTCTCTCGGATCGTGGCGGTGCTCTCGCCTGCGACTCCCCGGGATCTCTGGCGCATCCGGACGGGACAGCGCCGCGCTCGCCCCGATCTCGTCGAGGCTGCCTGCGGAGCTGCGGAGCGGGGCGAGTCGGTCCGGATTCGCTACCGCCCCGCAGGGCGCCCCGCGGAAGAGCTCACCGTCCAGGTCACGGGCGTACGAACGGACCTCGACCCCCCCCTGGTTCTCGGCTATCTCCTCCCCTCGCGCAGTCGTCGTGAGCTCCGGGCCGATCGCATCCTTGCGCTCGAGCCGCTTCACCCCCCCCGAAGCGGGCAGGGCTGA
- a CDS encoding HNH endonuclease, with product MLRDGHQCQYCSKRLPIRDLNIDHVIPRSRGGGDSWENLVTACRPCNLRKSWRTPDEASMRLIRPPRPPHWSTAAQLLLSSPVAFEEWAPFLKAG from the coding sequence ATGCTTCGAGACGGTCACCAGTGCCAGTACTGCTCGAAGCGATTGCCCATCCGGGATCTCAATATCGATCATGTCATCCCACGCTCACGTGGAGGCGGGGACAGCTGGGAGAACCTGGTGACGGCCTGCCGTCCCTGCAATCTCCGAAAGAGCTGGCGCACTCCGGACGAAGCGAGCATGCGTCTCATTCGCCCCCCACGCCCACCTCACTGGTCGACGGCGGCTCAGCTCCTTCTTTCGTCTCCGGTCGCTTTCGAGGAGTGGGCTCCGTTTCTCAAGGCAGGCTGA
- a CDS encoding AgmX/PglI C-terminal domain-containing protein, with amino-acid sequence MRACATASVLLLGLTLGAASMAACSSGTTTTQVPAGEGPSNSPTVRSQATETALPATAARPPAAPQKAPETAADCKEMLSEITNDPPEGGVVMNNAMTAGDAGSSDRLYSILEVIKMKRDSFRCCFDVYARKHPGAKGRLALQIKLDPQGKFLETKIKPDESDITAPEVESCMSDLVQSMSWPKSPSGKETLYTHRFDFKPRT; translated from the coding sequence ATGCGTGCCTGTGCCACCGCGAGTGTCCTGCTCCTCGGACTCACCCTCGGCGCCGCGTCGATGGCGGCGTGCTCCAGCGGAACCACCACGACACAGGTGCCCGCAGGCGAGGGGCCTTCCAACAGTCCGACCGTGCGTTCACAGGCGACCGAAACAGCCCTACCCGCCACGGCGGCGCGCCCACCTGCCGCGCCCCAGAAAGCACCGGAGACTGCCGCCGATTGCAAGGAGATGCTGTCGGAGATCACCAATGATCCTCCCGAGGGTGGCGTGGTCATGAACAATGCAATGACCGCGGGAGACGCCGGATCGAGCGACCGGTTGTATTCGATCCTCGAGGTCATCAAAATGAAACGCGACAGCTTTCGCTGCTGTTTCGACGTCTATGCCCGCAAGCATCCAGGGGCGAAAGGGCGACTGGCTCTCCAGATCAAGCTGGACCCCCAAGGCAAGTTCCTCGAGACCAAGATCAAGCCGGACGAGAGCGACATCACGGCGCCCGAGGTCGAGTCGTGCATGAGCGACCTCGTCCAGTCGATGAGCTGGCCGAAATCCCCGAGTGGCAAAGAGACGCTCTACACTCACCGTTTCGATTTCAAACCGCGAACTTGA